One window of the Acinonyx jubatus isolate Ajub_Pintada_27869175 chromosome A2, VMU_Ajub_asm_v1.0, whole genome shotgun sequence genome contains the following:
- the LOC106979023 gene encoding olfactory receptor 24-like, translated as MIPMEPRNRTSALEFILLGLSETPEQETLLFSLFLCMYVVMAMGNLSIILAISSDSHLHTPMYFFLANLSLVDFGLATNTVPKMLVNIQIRSKSISYACCLTQMYFFHFFGIVDSVLIAMMAYDRFVAICHPLHYTTIMSPRLCGLLAGSPWVFSYFISLTHILLMARLVFCGNNELPHYFCDLTPLLRLSCTDTSVNKIFVLIVAGLVIATPFICILASYARIIVAIMKVPSAGGRKKAFSTCSSHLSVVALLYGTTIGVYLCPSSVRTAVKEKASAVMYTTVTPMLNPFIYSLRNRDLKGALRKLVNRKITSSS; from the coding sequence ATGATACCCATGGAACCAAGGAACCGAACCAGCGCATTAGAATTCATCCTCCTGGGGCTTTCAGAAACTCCAGAGCAGGagaccctcctcttctctctgttcctctgcatGTATGTGGTCATGGCCATGGGAAACCTTTCAATCATCCTGGCCATCAGCTCAgactcccacctccacacccccatgtacttcttcttAGCTAACCTGTCTTTGGTTGATTTTGGTCTGGCCACCAACACAGTCCCCAAGATGCTGGTGAACATCCAAATCAGGAGCAAGTCAATCTCCTATGCCTGCTGCCTGACCCAGATgtactttttccatttctttggcaTCGTTGACAGTGTCCTGATTGCCATGATGGCTTATGACAGGTTTGTGGCTATATGTCACCCCTTACACTACACCACCATTATGAGCCCACGCCTCTGTGGTTTGCTGGCCGGTAGCCCATGGGTGTTTTCCTACTTTATATCCCTCACTCATATCCTCCTGATGGCTCGTCTGGTTTTCTGTGGGAACAATGAGCTACCTCACTACTTCTGTGACCTCACTCCCCTTCTCAGGCTTTCTTGCACTGACACGTCTGTGAACAAGATCTTTGTGCTCATTGTGGCTGGGCTGGTGATAGCCACACCTTTTATCTGCATCCTGGCCTCCTATGCTCGCATCATTGTGGCCATCATGAAAGTCCCTTCTGCAGGGGGCAGGAAGAAAGCCTTTTCCACCTGCAGCTCCCACCTCTCTGTGGTTGCTCTCCTTTATGGGACCACCATTGGGGTCtatctgtgtccctcctctgtcCGCACAGCTGTGAAGGAGAAAGCCTCTGCTGTGATGTACACTACAGTCACCCCCATGCTGAACCCCTTTATCTATAGCTTGAGGAACAGAGATCTGAAGGGGGCCCTGAGGAAGCTTGTCAACAGAAAGATCACTTCATCTTCCTGA
- the LOC106979018 gene encoding olfactory receptor 24, producing MEPRNRTSALEFILLGLSETPEQETLLFSLFLCMYVVTVLGNLLIILAISSDSHLHTPMYFFLANLSLVDFCLATNTVPKMLVNIQIRSKSISYACCLTQMYFFHFFGIMDSVLIAVMAYDRFVAICHPLHYTAIMSPRLCGLLAGGPWVFSCFISLTHILLMARLVFCGNNELPHYFCDLTPLLRLSCTDTSVNKIFVLIVAGLVIATPFICILASYARIIVAIMKVPSAGGRKKAFSTCSSHLSVVALFYGTTIGVYLCPSSVRTAVKEKASAVMYTTVTPMLNPFIYSLRNRDLKGALRKLVNRKITSSS from the coding sequence ATGGAACCAAGGAACCGAACCAGCGCATTAGAATTCATCCTCCTGGGGCTTTCAGAAACTCCAGAGCAGGagaccctcctcttctctctgttcctctgcatGTATGTGGTCACAGTACTGGGGAACCTGCTCATCATCCTGGCCATCAGCTCAgactcccacctccacacccccatgtacttcttcttAGCTAACCTGTCTTTGGTTGATTTCTGCCTGGCCACCAACACAGTCCCCAAGATGCTGGTGAACATCCAAATCAGGAGCAAGTCAATCTCCTATGCCTGCTGCCTGACCCAGATgtactttttccatttctttggcaTCATGGACAGTGTCCTGATTGCCGTGATGGCTTATGACAGGTTTGTGGCTATATGTCACCCCTTACACTATACCGCCATCATGAGCCCACGCCTCTGTGGCCTGCTGGCAGGTGGCCCATGGGTGTTTTCTTGCTTCATCTCCCTCACTCATATCCTCCTGATGGCTCGTCTGGTTTTCTGTGGGAACAATGAGCTACCTCACTACTTCTGTGACCTCACTCCCCTTCTCAGGCTTTCTTGCACTGACACGTCTGTGAACAAGATCTTTGTGCTCATTGTGGCTGGGCTGGTGATAGCCACACCTTTTATCTGCATCCTGGCCTCCTATGCTCGCATCATTGTGGCCATCATGAAAGTCCCTTCtgcaggaggcaggaagaaagcCTTTTCCACCTGCAGCTCCCACCTCTCTGTGGTTGCTCTCTTCTATGGGACCACCATTGGGGTCtatctgtgtccctcctctgtcCGCACAGCTGTGAAGGAGAAAGCCTCTGCTGTGATGTACACTACAGTCACCCCCATGCTGAACCCCTTTATCTATAGCTTGAGGAACAGAGATCTGAAGGGGGCCCTGAGGAAGCTTGTCAACAGAAAGATCACTTCATCTTCCTGA